Within Spinacia oleracea cultivar Varoflay chromosome 4, BTI_SOV_V1, whole genome shotgun sequence, the genomic segment aaatgtgatataagttgaatctgtttggctagttcaaagattcagaagtataaaatccacttggcaagaaattataaagatctaggttagatcatgttgatgattacttgagaccaaatatgatcatcaatgattgtgtgttgtaatttcataatctaggtccataagatatggcatatcttagttggaataatcgaagtcaattagtacttgattcgattaatgatgaatcataaagacttttcctataatttctaaaacaaaatgctcaactaccaccaaactaaaccaaattcgtcaaagcttttgaaaagtaatttcagaataacttttcataaaatatatctagagagttgcaaaactcagtgggagcttagtgtttgtcattcgacaaactaaggcccaagtatagatatatgtttcattgtgatttattcaaatgagacacaagggtattgtttctaccacgaatttttgagaacataatgtttgtttgctcgaaataatgtccttttggagattcgtttccaaaatgacaagtgggagaaaatagacctcgaaagtcttcgaggcgaacaacaaacataaacggacattccggaggcttttcgaattgcttcagaaaatccgaacttattctttaaggactttagaagtggctttaaagaatagacatctcttagaagactttacaagtgcttcaaagagaatagaatattcaaaggactctcaaagtgcctgttgatattctattgtttgatgttctatacccaaagtaggcatagagttcaagtcactggaactatgatattcttctattggatagtgaagaaacatggagttcaggtcactgaaactatgcaattcttctattagatagtgaagaaacctacaacttgcagtcaaactattatcatgtagattaatgagtttgtgacttgtaagaaagctatgacgaaacctagattccctaaaatggttagaggccatatatagactcaaatgttttaaatggttagaggccataaaacatactcaatgttttgatgacaaaattgaaattttgttgatttgcaagaataggttcacacctattggttgcaagtttgttttaaggataaaaaccatcaaacatgaaattgtgttcacacacaaagcgatattagttgctaaaggttacaagcaaattcatggtgtgaattgtgttgaaatctcatgcataatcgtaatgctcaagtctataattcaagcaatgattgcatattggtacatatagcaattggatgacaaaacgtattcctcaatcaaatgttggaataaactatgtacatggtatgtcataggatttgtggatccaaataaatgcttgaaagaaaaagctagcttataaaatctaagtacagatttaagcaagcaattggggattggaattatattttaatgaagctaataagtattttagtttcataaaatatagatgattcttatagatatataagaagtttagtgggagtacataaaacttaattggtcctatgtgtatcacacacatatctctctattgtgaaataacattcaaatgctaaatacttagatttgagattattcatcaatgatggaccaaggcgaaacttagtacatactgggtactaagatctatttacaaagatcttataatattgttttggattaagtaatggcatttactaaatcaaacacgaaatactccattggagatattcgacccatgtgaataaatctaagtaaaagaatgtttgaactatgtataagcatttactaagttaaaacatcaaaggatctaagtgagattcttaacctatattatatgtcaaagaatttagctggattcagtatctactgaaattgaatgagctaaagttacatgaatagaattcaattgggaattattctgcaaaagaatttatcatgtatgatataatatgaggatcgccaaaaacgtatcgtatgactttaggcatgatgaacatataccaatctctattgatctaagtaaagatcaactagattgagatcaagaacacttatggtacttgaaaaggtacataggaatagttcttgattcaaggaaataaagatatgctaaatattgatgctacacgcataaacactggcaaaggatcaagcaagaccctttggagttaaccattgacaaggacgagttaaagagcatcgtgtttcgaaatggcaacatggattggagaccatgagttgttgcgtgggaaattaaaatattaatttctatgttctaagatacagctggaaagtcttccacatgtctgtgaactgcttggataagtaaatccaaacaaagcatcactagcaacctaaacagttgaagtaaaagtacttattgcctaagaagcaataaaacagggttgtttatgttaaggagttcttcactgaacttgggaagatcacctatctgctggcttgatggttcttcattgaaaaatgcgtagaaccactcttgaagcaagaaaaaggtatgctaacttgatggttcttcattaagaaatgcgtagaaccaccattgtagcgagaaagactagatcacaaaataaacatactcaaaagatcttatcatcctatctcgaatatcattcgatgaaaaagatattaagattggaaaagcatgataactaaacctatgcagcaagtgagaaagcaacactcacattgtagcactggaaatcaagcatagctttgaattccatgaaatgttttaaagatgggttcgaggcccatgattgtaaaacattggggttgaacatttatcatatatgaaatgaattttcatattccatttaatcttggtttagtattaaatgatgagtcccttcaatttgacgatatattcaagatagactgtcaggaccagtcctgtgactaagaaatgtctatcaagtgaacttgaatgtcaaaggttgaaaatggtccctagtcggagtttctataaaattggacgcatagaaaacgttagacgattagaatgcaagatgactagtatttctgtttcttgaactatgtggacatggcaatgtcataatcatttgcatagatacttactttgggaagactagtatcggacaagacctatgaaactttactgtaagagatgaaaatctgtcataagtaaatttcattaaaattattagacactaaatcctcaatacctgagtgatttgagattacttgtttgagaactggttactttgacgttgaccaaccgtcgcaccgtaaaaggaggctataaaggcaacactcaggtaatcacctatcaaacgaagtctaatctcaagatcgcaagattgggattgtcctcccataaatcgggatgagatgcttaaaagttgtacaaggccactcggagagctagaaactgtgaaatgcatggccgtgctcggatgaatcataggctatgattatctgtttatttgatcagttgaactctgaaaccgaggaacacctctggacataataaggatgacaactcttaccttatgttcaagagcaagcatcgagcgacaaaggaattaggaaatgcacacttgtccctaaggacaagtgggagactgaaggaaataatgcccttggtccaagtatgcattcaatgataagtctaataaatgcggttcagtattaattaacaagttaataattcagtgagatcaagtgagctgaatgcctagctagaggccgcttcagttcaagtggaattaatgatattaatccacagcttactcttgactgaacccgtagggtcacacaaatagtacgtaaacggatcaagtatttaatggcattaaatactccatctatggatattcggaatagacggatcttggtttcagtgggagctgagatcgtcacaggcaagaaatgaatactccggaaacgatgatattgccggaaacggaaatatggatcgtatcggaaatataaatattatccaagtcgtagatgttaccggaaacggaaacatggtacatatcgggaaatattatcggaaatagaaatattgccggaatcggaaatattgccggaaacggaaatattgtctgaatcggaaatattatcggaatcggaaaataattccggaaacggaaatattaaatatttgttcgaaacggaaattaattccggaatcggaaatgttaaatattgttcgtatcggaaatgaattccggaatcggaaaattaatcgaaagcgcgtcgtacgaattagcatcggacgagcttgctagacgaaggcccaacacgaagccaggcccacgtccagcaagggaaacgcgcgccacaacacgccagcccaaggctgcgccaggcccaccgcaaggcaggcccagcgcgcgcccaaggctgcggcagtcgtgggctgcgatgctcgggctgtgcgcgcgcgcgcatggcgcccctcgtgggctgctatgcgtgcgtgggtgtttgtgttcacatacgaaacctaaaacgtacaggattcgtttaatgattaaattcctaattctatttgataaattaattaaataagagtttcattaggattctaatttaattaattcgtatcctaataggattccaattctctttccatacccctataaatatgtggcctgggttcacaatttacaacgagttttcaagtattcaaagtgagtttttgagagaaaaattcagtcacattccttgctcaaaagtgccgaaatttttagtaccttaagggcgattctagttggtcaatcttaaggcggatccggacgtgctgtggactatctacggaggaacgacacttggagtcctaaagacttgttctttttggttcgggcgcagctagggaaggcacgcaacaaagagtatgcatctaaactatgctatatgattatgtgtaaataatatgtattcctggctaaatggtttttccgcatgatttatgaattgtcatatgtatcataacctaacaattaggattaggatttaatcaatgcacgaattccgataggattaggattcgttacggacacgagcgtcgtatggccacgagcatcgcaccacccgcgcaggccttgcggcccacacgagcagtcgctgctcgcagcccacgagcacgctcagcgcgcgcgcgccaaaggccttgctgggcctggccttgcgctgggcctggcgaggctgtggcagctccgtgtttgggcgctcggcttgctgggcgcgggcctggcttcgtgttgggccttcgtctagcaagcctcgtccgatgctaattcgtacgatgcgcttccgattaaattcctggttccggaattcatttccgatacgaacaatatttaatatttccgattccggaattaatttccgtttcgaacaaatatttaatattttcgtttccggaattattttccgattccgataatatttccgattctgacaatatttccgtttccggcaatatttccgattccggtaatatttccatttccaataatattttccgatacgtaccatgtttccatttccggtaacatctacgacttggacaatatttatatttccgatacgatccatatttccgtttccggcaatatcatcgtttccggagtattcatttcttgcttgtgacgatctcagctcccactaaaaccaagatccgtcgattctgaatatccatagatggagtatttaatgccattaaatacttgatccgtttacgtgctatttgtgtgaccctacgggttcagtcaagagtaagctgtggattaatatcattaattccacttgaactgaagtggcctctagctaggcattcagctcacttgatctcactgaattattaacttgttaattaacactgaaccgcatttattagacttaatattatatgcatacttggaccaagggcactatttccttcactaatatcataggagtttattttctaagtcgtttctctttaacacaaaattttaggtagaaattgaatcttgaattcatttcttttgttcccctttcctatccttcctagcacgttttcttatagtcttaaagattttactctttgcttgatcttcttactttgttatgcttacaaagtccctttcttttattcactttgaatgacaacatccaatgaatCTAGTTCAtttattgaatcaaaagaaaattggttgttaaccattggttatacatgagtctttaactcaatacttcattactacaaactacccagtattctgaatatatgaggtccaactGGTCTAcgattcaaattttagttttaaaacaaccatgaagatcactgtaagaaaatagcattcaagatacgctctcactctccttttctttgagaatcgctctcaaaattagttaccaatcgatcgaggaaatatcgcagttctattgtccaaacgcaataaggttgaatatttacgattctacagaatgaactagcaaagaaaacatttatcatactttaataacttgaaataaaagcattcatgcaatcatcaaagctattaaacatttcattcatgcaaaagcaaaatatggtccaaaatgaatgaaacgattccaagatcctaaaagtcctaaatccgcggctttggcatgtcttaagtattttaagattctaggtaagcaaaacctattgctagtaatctccaaattactcttggttaataaattaataccatcaTTTATCCCATTCCTAGAACATAAtctcattgttgtttgagttgaaaccataatcaacgtgctcctttgggacgccttaccatctaagtcaactaatatagcacatcgctttggcgtaaacctactatgttagatccttagatttttgtaagtgcttgatttggaacgCAATTTtcgaactcaatattactttgcacctagttgtttctatgttggttcgattatttagtgaactagatctaatcgagtcatacaaacaaTGTATTCATGCAAAATATACATTCGTCATTCAATATAAAAAAGCATAAATAAACTTGGTGAACTAGaatggcccaaaactcttgtcttgaagcatccaatcttcttcaccgtcttgttagcttggcatcgtcttgaatcttcattcaatgctaacttaaagttctaaactagaaatacttgaaataataaaaattacctcaaaatttcaatggtacgcagaccatatttaaaactttacattcaaagataaaacggttagcagaccgtatttaactatactaaattggccatactagtcacttggagtacatggattccataaaatatatatattctatgcattcacccatctataattatactaaaagagaggccacTAAAACCAAAACTGCCACGTGGCGCTCTCACATTAAAAAAATTCCCGCCCATTTCCCTtcctttaattaaattaaatttattatgtaattaattaatcttAAAATACACttaatcagatttaattattaaaatatcctTACTATACGTTGAAGATTTGTTCATATTGAAAGAATTTACTATACGTTAATTAACTATATTGCATATCAAAGATTTTATGTTTACAAATTTGTACGTATAATTGGCCTTGATTATATCAGGAAGGTTTTAAAAGATTCCTTTCCCTAATGCGTAGGGATATATTCCTCAAAGATTTGTTCAATTTCCCTAATTACGGATACCGAAACATTAACAAAAGTATACGTATTAGCAAAAGTATACTAAATCATTTCTTTCCATAATTCTTAGGTATAGATTCTTAAATGATTTGTGCAATACTAAACATTTGCCGTGCAATATGTATACTAAATAATTCCTTTCCCTAATTCTACAGTATATATTCTCCTCAAAGATTTGTGTAAAAACTAAACACTTGTCGTGCAATAATTATAGATTGACATATATAAGTACGTTTTATACCGTATATATCAATAGTCCATCAGTATACAAGTCATCAAAGACACAATATAACCATACATTCAAAAATTATCAAATACATAATTAATAGGTTATAGATGGCTCATTCAATAACTATGCTCAGTGATATAACTCCGCTTAAGGAGAACTGGAAAATAAAGGTTAGAATTATACAGCTTTGGGAAAAACCAGATTACTACaaaaaaactgaaattaaggCTATTGAAATGGTCTTGATTGATGAAAaggtatttttaattatttcgtataTGACAAAGTATCTTTGTTGTAGGTTTTTCATGTTGTTTATTATCATtctcataatttatttttatttttttgtcacAGGGGTCTAAAATTCAAGCCATCATAAAAAAATTTCTCATGGATAAATTTAAAAATCTTATGAAAGAAGGATCTTCGCGAATTATTGCTAATTTTGGAGTAGAATTAAATTTGGGAAAACATAGGCCAACTATCCATACCTACAGAATTAATTTCTTTTACAAGACTATAGTTAAGGAATGTGGAGATGATAAACTCCCCTTATATGGTTTGGAACTTTTCTCTTTTGACAAAATACTTCAGAATGAAATTGATTATGCGATTTTAGTTGGTGTGATTTTCGGCTTATTTATTTTGCATATATAGTTCATTcggtttaattatttaatagtCACATTTATATGTTTACAGATGTAATTGGAGAAGTAACCGGCATTGGTGCTATCGTAGATAAATCAACAACCAACACCCCAAACTGATTTTTGCCACTTGAAATTGAAGATACGAAGTAAAGAATTTAATTTAGCTAATTtttcaaattaataattttatattaTACGTATATTTTTATATGACATACTTtaatcttttcttttctttggtAGCAATAACACATTAAAATGTGAATTGTGGGGAAAATATGCTCAACATATGGTTTCCTATAAACAAAATGAAAGTCATAATGGACGCATTATCGTTGTTATTCAATTTGCTCAAATCAAGGTTTTCAAAGGTAATAAAAGTTATAGCGGAGTACACTATATTTATTAACCATACTTCATATTATAATTATGTCGTGTTTATATTACAATAATGTATTTGATGTAGGTGAAGTATCAATTTCAAATTCGCTTTTTGCAACTAAAATACTGGTCAATGAAGACATACCCGAAATGAATGAGTTCAGGAAAAAGTATTTTTTAGGACATAAACATATTCTTAAGAGTGTTATAAACATATTTTAACGCATACTGAATtgttattttttatgtttataGTATTGCGGATGGGGATTGTCAATCATCAAGACTAACTCACTTGTCAAGTCAAAGTTCACATTCCATATCTGATGAGTTCTTAGTATTGTCCGAACGTATACGGTTAGATGAGATATACGAAAAAATAAGGTAATGATAGTGATACCCGTATCAGATTCCTACAAAAATTAGTGATTGATAAATATCAATAATACTATATTACCATATTGAGAATATACCATCGTCAAAAAACTTTTGCAGGAATGTTATTGCGTGGTACTTGCGTACATTATTTCTATAGAAAATGAAACCAAATGGTATTATAATTCATGAAAACTTTGTAACAAGAAAGTTGACTATGAAGGAGGTGGAAGATTTTGGTGCTCAAAGTGTGATTCACATGTTAAATCTGCACCACCAAGGTATCTTTTTAATAGCAAAAATTATTGTGTAATTATTTTTGTACGAGTTACaagttattttattatttaacaaATAACGATTGATGTTTATCAGGTACAAGGTCACTGTAACAGTGGAAGATGACAATGGATTTGCAACCTTTATCATTTTTTATCGAGAGATTTTTAAATTACTTCAAATATCAGCAGTGGATTTAAAGAATAAGTCGTACAAGGTAATTTAGTTACCTATTTTAAAATAAGATATGTTTTGGTTAAGATAGTGTTTTATTTTGGTAGCATTTTAATTATCTTATACGTTTAAATAAATTACTATTCAAGTACCAATTCACCATCATATTTTACTAACATATGCTTACATTGTATATTTGTTTTTAGGATGATAAAAGTGATTCAATTCCCGAAGAACTCAATATGCTCTTAAATAagagatttttgtttaaaattcaAATTTCTAAGTACAATCTTGAACAAAACTGGGAAAAATACATTGTGCTTAAAATTAGTGACGATGAGCAATTGATCAACCAATTTATGGATGCCAATCCTAATGTGGAGGTAATTTCTACAACTAACAAAATcttaatatatttttatagaTTTGATTTTAATATACCTATGTTTTGCCAGGAACATGATGTGGAGGTTGTATCTTCAAATGAATCAATTAAAACTCCACCGAAGACGGAAACTATAAGTTAAAAAAGTTATGGAATTCTTTTACTACACTAAATCGGAAATATTTGAAATAAATTGTGACCTTTTATACATAAATTGTTGTAGGACCTTTCCTCAAGTATAGTTATAGATGAAGCCTCAGAAGGAAACTTTATTACTCCGTCAAAAAGAGCTATTGAGGATGCAATAACTTGTGGGATCGATGAAGGAACAAGTTCGGCGCAACACTCCACCAACAAAAGGAAGGCTGTGATAAAAATTGAAAAGGAAGACAAAGGCAACAAAGAGTAGAAGATTATTAAGCCGTATTATTAATGGGGCTAAACTAAACAGTGTTTACCTCGATCGTTGTTTTGACAACAttggttttttttaatatatagtttGGATTTTAggagttttttatttatttattgtcaATTTTGAACGGATTGGATTTTgagattttatgtttttattaattatacacTTGCTATGGTATAAGATTTGAAGGCgttagtttatttttatttggtaTCTAAGATCTCAAGATTAAGTACAATCGTATTTTTCCTTGCAAAACTCAGAACTCCGCTATAAGTTAATAGCGTACATGTATTTAGTAACCCTTTTATGGTAATTAGATTTATTATGAATGCGTCAATGTAGTAATGGGTTAATGAAAAGTTGTAAAATATACAATGTAAAGCATACGAAAATGCAAAATGAAAATTAGAAGTTCCTTGTCAGTGGCAAATGTACGCTTTTTATGCACGA encodes:
- the LOC130472187 gene encoding uncharacterized protein; translated protein: MAHSITMLSDITPLKENWKIKVRIIQLWEKPDYYKKTEIKAIEMVLIDEKGSKIQAIIKKFLMDKFKNLMKEGSSRIIANFGVELNLGKHRPTIHTYRINFFYKTIVKECGDDKLPLYGLELFSFDKILQNEIDYAILVGVIFGLFILHI